From one Carassius auratus strain Wakin unplaced genomic scaffold, ASM336829v1 scaf_tig00021401, whole genome shotgun sequence genomic stretch:
- the LOC113076898 gene encoding uncharacterized protein LOC113076898 translates to MVNCIKSLHCAWTLVNDCKMSSFTLLSLAFGILSSLMLREVTALRLPLPDDSDPDRFKWGQFPEDTQEIPRSLELEDFTLNVAPTSSRVSSPTILRLHPIIKKPTHLHANLPLRFGRDAQMNARDRASKSTINLPQRFGRSCTMCERSGTGPSATLPQRFGRDNIFSLDPFRALTLYTRTPESPFPKERTQVHDYMFETVADSEETVKRTDYTALD, encoded by the exons ATGGTCAACTGTATAAAAAGCCTTCATTGTGCTTGGACTTTAGTGAATGATTGTAAGATGTCCTCCTTCACTCTTCTCTCTTTAGCCTTTGGCATCCTGAGCAGCTTGATGCTGAGGGAGGTTACGGCTCTCAGATTGCCTCTTCCTGATGACAGTGATCCCGACAGATTTAAATGGGGACAGTTTCCTGAG GACACTCAAGAGATTCCCCGGAGTCTGGAGTTGGAAGACTTCACTCTTAATGTAGCCCCAACCAGCAGCCGTGTCAGCTCTCCCACCATCCTGCGACTTCACCCTATAATAAAAAAACCAACACACCTGCATGCCAACCTCCCCCTTCGCTTCGGGCGGGATGCACAGATGAACGCAAGGGACCGCGCTTCTAAGTCTACTATCAACCTCCCTCAGCGCTTCGGCCGTTCCTGCACTATGTGTGAGCGCTCAGGGACTGGACCCTCGGCCACCCTGCCACAAAGGTTTGGAAGGGACAACATATTTTCTTTAGACCCTTTCCGTGCATTGACTCTCTACACACGTACACCTGAATCACCATTTCCAAAAGAAAG GACTCAAGTCCACGACTACATGTTTGAAACAGTAGCAGACTCAGAAGAAACTGTAAAGAGAACAGACTACACAGCTTTAGACTAA